One genomic region from Nostoc sphaeroides encodes:
- a CDS encoding choice-of-anchor I family protein encodes MAVTGAFTQAKTSTNNFSGNYRKIAKVNSLGTTQITVTANASSAVSGNQTVNLGVTGTGITAEDYNLSNNIITILDGQTAGSVTFTVVDDVLVEGTETATLTISNPSANISLGTTVSQNITIADNEVAAFPTVNLSLSATAGLEANTTAITVTATASSAVSGNQTVNLGVSGTGITTGDFYLTNNIITIPSGQTTGSVTFIVADDAIAEATETATLTIATPSAGIILGSTTEQNITITNNNSSFLQKVGGFTSTNGAEISAFDSGSDRLFVVAGSIVEVYSVSNTGALTSAGSLTTGFTPGAGTQAIPNSVAVKNGIVAVAYAIQNTSTNAQQTGQVSFYNAASGTFLNSVAVGALPDMLTFTPDGTKVLVANEGEPNSYGQANSVDPEGSVSIIDISGGVASATVAQALFTSFNSQIATLQAAGVRITGPGSTVAQDLEPEYIAVSPDGQTAQITLQENNAIAILDITSATITSILPLSAKNYNLPGNGLDASDQDGGINIRNVPVFGLYQPDAIASFSANGQAYYITANEGDSRDYTGFSEEIRVGATGYVLDPTVFPNAATLKNNANLGRLQLTNATGDTDKDGDFDRIEALGGRSFSIWDASGNQIFDSGDQFEQITATKVPTLFNSDGTVATFDSRSDNKGPEPEGVVIGVINNRTYAFIGLERTGDVIVYEVTNPQAPSFVQYINTPEDIAIEGLTFVSAAESPTGKPLLVTTNEVSKTVAVFEVTPSVRISDIQGTGHISPLRGQTVSNVAGIVTVTASNGFYLQDPNPDSDDRTSEGIFVFTSSAPTVSVGDSILVNGTVAEFRPGNNANNLTVTQITSPTIVTLSSGNALPTATILGNGGRTIPTTVIDNDTTGNIETGTTTFDPAQDGIDFYESLEGVRVQVNNPITTSPTASFGTSQEIWVLADNGANATGRTVRGGSLISASDFNPERIQIDDLNNALVLPEVNVGTQLSSITGVVNYDFSNYEVLVSAAPTVVQDSTLQREVTNLTPTTDQLTVATFNVENLDPSDGAIKFNNLASRIVNNLQSPDIISLEEIQDNNGATNDSVVDASTTFQTLINAIAVAGGPTYQYRQIDPVDDTNGGEPGGNIRVGFLFNPNRVNFVDRPGGTSTSSTTVSNVSGVPTVSNSPGLIDPTNSAFTSSRKPLVGEFTFKGETVYIIGNHFNSKGGDQPLFGVNQPPTLTSETQRQQQATLVKNFVDSILAINPNANVVVAGDLNDFEFSNPVTTLESAGLNSLIETLPQNERYTYNFEGNAQTLDHILVSNSLLSKLDGYDVVHINSEFADQDSDHDPSVARFNLSRNNAPTVVQPIDDQIISTDKPFSFNVSNKFADVDQGDTLSYSATGLPTGSSIVASTGVISGTISQVGIFGVTVTATDSSGANVSDRFDLTVANNKATFGNDIIFIDQLSGLNTVNALTGSDRVIGTDGNETIDGGVGDDYLDAKGGNDIIFGGLGNDTILGGLGNDTISGEVGNDTISGEAGNDTLDGGLGNDTISGGLGNDTISGGFGNDRLIGWGGGTNEIDVLNPLIINQGVDTYVLGDATSVFYASSGNLDYANIASFRANDQIQLKGSASNYSLGVSAIRSTVGIFTNSGTELIGVVENGLNSNTNLATDTRFVFV; translated from the coding sequence ATGGCTGTTACAGGCGCTTTCACACAAGCAAAAACCAGCACAAATAATTTTTCGGGAAATTACCGAAAAATAGCCAAAGTCAACAGCCTAGGTACAACCCAAATTACAGTCACCGCTAATGCTTCTAGTGCTGTTTCCGGTAATCAAACAGTTAACTTAGGTGTAACCGGAACAGGCATCACCGCCGAAGATTACAACCTGAGCAACAATATCATCACAATTCTTGACGGACAAACCGCAGGTTCTGTCACCTTCACAGTTGTGGATGATGTTTTAGTTGAGGGTACAGAAACCGCTACTTTAACCATCAGTAACCCTTCTGCTAATATTAGCCTTGGCACTACCGTTTCTCAAAACATCACGATCGCTGATAACGAAGTTGCTGCGTTTCCAACTGTCAACTTATCTCTGAGTGCTACTGCTGGCTTGGAAGCAAACACAACAGCTATCACCGTTACTGCTACTGCCTCCAGTGCTGTATCTGGCAATCAGACCGTTAATTTAGGGGTTTCGGGAACAGGCATCACCACCGGAGATTTTTACCTCACCAACAATATCATTACCATTCCTAGCGGACAAACCACTGGTTCTGTTACCTTTATTGTTGCCGATGATGCGATCGCCGAAGCAACAGAAACCGCAACATTGACAATTGCTACACCCTCGGCAGGCATTATCCTGGGCAGCACCACTGAGCAAAATATTACAATTACCAACAATAACTCCAGCTTTTTGCAGAAAGTTGGTGGCTTCACCAGTACTAATGGAGCCGAAATATCCGCCTTTGATTCTGGAAGCGATCGCCTGTTTGTGGTTGCTGGCAGCATAGTTGAAGTTTATAGTGTCAGCAATACAGGGGCGCTCACCTCGGCTGGTTCTTTGACAACAGGATTTACGCCGGGAGCAGGGACACAAGCTATTCCCAACAGCGTTGCGGTGAAAAATGGCATTGTCGCAGTCGCCTACGCCATTCAAAACACCAGCACAAACGCCCAACAGACAGGACAGGTGAGTTTTTACAATGCCGCCAGTGGCACATTCTTAAACTCCGTAGCAGTGGGTGCATTACCTGATATGCTCACCTTTACGCCCGATGGCACGAAGGTATTAGTAGCAAATGAGGGAGAACCTAACAGCTACGGGCAAGCAAATTCGGTAGATCCTGAAGGTTCAGTCAGCATTATTGACATTTCTGGTGGCGTGGCGAGTGCAACCGTTGCCCAAGCTTTATTTACGAGTTTCAATAGTCAGATTGCCACGCTCCAAGCCGCAGGCGTGCGGATCACTGGGCCAGGCTCGACGGTGGCACAAGATTTAGAACCAGAGTATATTGCTGTATCTCCAGACGGTCAAACTGCACAGATTACGTTGCAAGAAAATAATGCGATCGCCATCCTAGATATTACCAGCGCCACCATCACCAGCATCTTACCTCTGAGTGCGAAAAATTACAATCTCCCAGGCAATGGATTAGATGCCAGCGATCAGGATGGTGGGATCAATATTCGGAATGTGCCAGTGTTTGGGTTATATCAACCCGATGCGATCGCTAGCTTCAGTGCCAACGGACAAGCTTACTACATCACCGCCAACGAAGGAGATTCCCGTGATTACACTGGTTTTAGCGAAGAAATCCGGGTTGGCGCAACCGGATATGTTTTAGATCCAACTGTTTTCCCCAATGCAGCAACCTTAAAAAATAATGCCAATCTGGGACGGTTGCAACTAACCAACGCCACAGGAGACACTGACAAAGACGGAGATTTTGATCGCATCGAAGCATTAGGGGGACGTTCCTTTTCTATTTGGGATGCAAGCGGTAATCAGATATTCGACAGTGGCGACCAATTTGAACAAATCACCGCAACCAAAGTACCAACTCTGTTTAACTCAGATGGTACAGTTGCAACCTTTGACAGCCGCAGCGATAACAAAGGGCCCGAACCTGAAGGCGTAGTGATCGGAGTCATCAATAACCGCACATACGCTTTTATTGGTTTAGAACGTACTGGCGATGTCATCGTTTACGAAGTGACAAACCCGCAAGCGCCAAGCTTCGTTCAATATATCAACACACCCGAAGATATTGCGATCGAAGGGCTAACCTTTGTCTCGGCGGCTGAGAGTCCCACAGGCAAGCCTTTATTAGTTACCACGAACGAAGTCAGTAAGACGGTTGCGGTGTTTGAAGTAACTCCATCCGTTCGCATTAGCGACATTCAGGGAACGGGGCATATCTCACCCTTGAGAGGTCAAACCGTCAGCAATGTAGCGGGAATTGTCACGGTTACAGCTAGTAATGGTTTTTACTTGCAAGACCCCAACCCAGATAGCGACGATCGCACTTCTGAAGGTATTTTCGTTTTCACCTCATCAGCACCAACCGTATCTGTCGGCGATTCTATATTAGTCAATGGAACAGTCGCGGAGTTCCGTCCCGGTAATAATGCAAATAACCTGACGGTAACACAAATTACTAGCCCTACAATTGTCACACTCTCCAGTGGCAATGCTTTGCCAACTGCCACAATTCTGGGTAATGGCGGCAGAACCATCCCAACCACAGTAATCGATAACGACACGACTGGTAATATCGAAACTGGAACGACCACTTTTGATCCTGCCCAGGATGGCATCGACTTCTACGAAAGTTTAGAAGGAGTGCGAGTACAGGTCAATAACCCGATTACCACTTCACCCACTGCAAGCTTTGGTACATCACAAGAAATTTGGGTATTAGCAGACAATGGGGCAAATGCGACTGGTCGAACGGTTCGTGGTGGTAGCCTAATTAGTGCTTCAGATTTTAATCCTGAGCGGATTCAAATCGACGATCTCAACAATGCCTTAGTACTACCTGAAGTTAATGTTGGTACGCAACTTAGCAGTATTACTGGTGTCGTTAACTACGACTTTAGCAACTATGAAGTTTTAGTATCGGCTGCTCCCACAGTAGTACAGGACAGTACCCTGCAAAGAGAAGTTACAAATTTAACTCCCACCACTGACCAATTGACAGTTGCTACCTTCAACGTCGAAAACCTTGACCCAAGCGATGGTGCAATCAAGTTTAATAACCTTGCCAGCCGCATTGTCAATAATCTGCAATCACCAGATATCATTAGTCTGGAAGAAATTCAAGACAATAACGGAGCGACGAATGATAGCGTAGTTGATGCTAGCACCACCTTCCAAACATTAATTAATGCGATCGCTGTTGCTGGTGGCCCTACATATCAATATCGCCAAATTGACCCAGTAGACGATACTAATGGCGGTGAACCTGGTGGAAATATCCGGGTAGGTTTCTTATTTAATCCCAATCGTGTCAACTTTGTAGATCGACCTGGTGGTACTTCCACTTCCAGCACCACAGTTAGTAACGTCTCTGGTGTTCCTACAGTTTCTAATAGTCCTGGTTTGATTGACCCCACCAACTCGGCCTTTACTAGCAGTCGTAAGCCGTTAGTTGGGGAATTTACTTTCAAGGGTGAAACTGTTTATATAATTGGCAACCACTTTAATTCTAAAGGTGGCGATCAACCATTATTTGGTGTGAATCAACCGCCAACCCTCACCAGCGAAACCCAGCGTCAGCAACAAGCTACCCTGGTGAAAAACTTTGTTGATAGTATTTTAGCGATCAACCCCAATGCCAATGTAGTAGTAGCAGGTGACTTGAATGACTTTGAGTTCTCTAACCCTGTCACCACTCTAGAAAGCGCTGGGCTGAATTCATTAATTGAAACTCTGCCTCAAAATGAGCGTTACACCTACAACTTTGAAGGCAACGCCCAGACACTTGACCACATTTTAGTGAGTAATAGTTTGCTCAGTAAGCTGGATGGGTATGATGTAGTTCACATCAACTCAGAGTTTGCCGATCAGGATAGCGACCATGACCCTAGTGTAGCTCGGTTTAATCTCTCTAGAAACAATGCTCCCACTGTAGTACAACCGATTGACGACCAAATCATCTCTACTGACAAACCTTTTTCTTTCAATGTCAGTAACAAATTTGCTGACGTAGATCAAGGCGACACCCTCAGCTACAGCGCTACAGGCTTACCCACCGGATCTAGTATTGTTGCTAGTACAGGTGTGATATCCGGCACTATCTCCCAAGTTGGCATTTTCGGAGTCACAGTTACCGCTACTGATAGCAGTGGCGCTAATGTTAGCGATCGCTTTGACCTGACTGTTGCTAATAACAAGGCGACATTTGGCAACGACATTATCTTTATCGACCAACTTAGTGGTTTGAACACAGTCAATGCCCTAACTGGGAGCGATCGCGTCATCGGCACTGATGGCAATGAGACAATCGATGGTGGAGTAGGCGATGACTACCTTGATGCCAAGGGCGGTAATGACATCATCTTCGGTGGACTTGGCAATGACACAATCTTAGGTGGACTTGGCAATGACACAATCTCAGGTGAAGTTGGCAATGACACAATCTCAGGTGAAGCTGGCAATGACACACTCGATGGTGGACTTGGCAATGACACAATCTCAGGTGGACTTGGTAATGACACAATCTCAGGTGGATTTGGCAATGACCGCCTAATTGGTTGGGGGGGTGGCACAAACGAAATTGACGTACTCAACCCGCTCATCATTAATCAGGGTGTAGATACTTACGTCTTGGGTGATGCTACTTCAGTTTTCTATGCCAGTTCCGGCAATCTTGACTATGCCAATATTGCCAGCTTCCGAGCAAACGATCAGATTCAGCTCAAAGGAAGTGCTAGCAATTACTCACTAGGCGTGTCTGCAATTAGATCAACTGTAGGTATTTTCACTAACAGTGGTACAGAATTGATTGGTGTTGTGGAAAACGGGTTAAACAGCAATACCAATTTGGCAACAGATACTCGTTTCGTCTTTGTTTAA